The following nucleotide sequence is from Trifolium pratense cultivar HEN17-A07 linkage group LG2, ARS_RC_1.1, whole genome shotgun sequence.
CATCATGAGAAAGATGTTATTAAATCACACATTAACACAATTTAGAAATACATCAAATCATCATCAGAAGACTTTCATTACAACAATATCTTGAATCAGTAATGTTTCTTGTAGTCTTAACTCTTGAATAGCAGCAATTCAGTTACCAATTTTTCCAAATTCAAAGAAGATGAACCATCAACATTGGTTGCTTCTATTGCCATTTTCTTCCACTCAATTGCTTTTCTCCTTATCCCCTTACCCTTTTCACCTTCTATCAACTCTACCACAAGCTTCTCCACTTCATCTCTTGTTACATTATCACTATCCATCACCATTCCAAATTTCCATTCACTACAAATATACTTGCAATTGAGAATTTGGTCATTGAAAAATGGACAACAAATCAAAGGCACACCATTGCTTATACTTTCAATTGTTGAATTCCAACCACAATGACTCAAAAATCCTCCAACTGCTTTGTGCTTTAGAACTTTCTCTTGTGGACACCAACCTACCATTAGTCCTCTATCTTTGGTTTCTTCTACAATTTCTTGTGGCACAAGTGATGTTTCACTTCCATCCTTAACTATATCAGGCCTAATCACCCACAAGAATTTTTTCTTGCTATTTGCTAATCCCCAAGCCAATTCAACAAGTTGATTATGCCTCATGTTTATAACACTACCAAAATTCACATAGAGAACAGAATTTGGTTCCTGTGAATCAAGCCATTTGAGACACTCACTTTCTTCTTTCCATAAATTACATTTTATAGATTCAAATCCATTATTTTCTGAAATTTGGTCATGGAACAACTCAAGTGGACCTATTGTGTAGAGTTTAGGAAACATTGTGGAGAGTTCATTTAACACATCAGATTCCAAGGCATCAAAAGTTGGTAGAATAATAGCAGAAGCTTTTGAAGCTACTTCAACTTGTTCTGCCACAAAGTTCAATAGTAAATCATTTGGATCTGTTGTGTGAAATATGCCTGGAAGGTCTCTTAAAGTAATGTTCTTCATGCCAGGGATCCAGTCTATGATGGTGTCTAAATGTTCATTTGTGAGATAACTGGCATCTGAAAATTAACatcataaattcaaaataatagtaaaaaaatgaaCATTAGTGTTCACATAATCACATGTGTTTAGAAATTAGAAGTTTCACGTTATATCATGTAAGACCTAAATACATATTTATAAGTGGCGGTAGTACTCATCTTACAAGTTGGTTTTGGAACATTGAGTTAAGtcaaactcaaattttaagatgATATAAGAGTCTATCTAGCTAATATTCATTGGGTCACCCTCTATCGGACCACTCAGATCACGCTCCAGATGTGAAGTGGACGTAAGGAGGTGTGTTGAAAAgtatgaaaatttctcatctcacccactcactttctcacctaccccctgtttttccatttttgcccttggtcaaaaa
It contains:
- the LOC123910104 gene encoding 7-deoxyloganetin glucosyltransferase-like; protein product: MSLVAETKKPHALLIPFPTQGHINPFLKLAKILHNKGFYITFVNTEFNHKRLLKSIGPNIVNGLSDFNFETIPDGLPTTNMDATQNIPDLCDSTRNHCLAPFCDLISKLNDPPVTCIISDGVMSFTIKASQQFGLPNILFWAHSACVFMVYKECKNLMERVLAPLKDASYLTNEHLDTIIDWIPGMKNITLRDLPGIFHTTDPNDLLLNFVAEQVEVASKASAIILPTFDALESDVLNELSTMFPKLYTIGPLELFHDQISENNGFESIKCNLWKEESECLKWLDSQEPNSVLYVNFGSVINMRHNQLVELAWGLANSKKKFLWVIRPDIVKDGSETSLVPQEIVEETKDRGLMVGWCPQEKVLKHKAVGGFLSHCGWNSTIESISNGVPLICCPFFNDQILNCKYICSEWKFGMVMDSDNVTRDEVEKLVVELIEGEKGKGIRRKAIEWKKMAIEATNVDGSSSLNLEKLVTELLLFKS